A genomic segment from Bradyrhizobium sp. CB1015 encodes:
- a CDS encoding putative quinol monooxygenase has translation MAVSALAGHSAIQSHVKDFTMQTLIRNSLAVLLIAASTAPATLSAAAQEAPRVHYQEIPEGAYSVVAQVRAKPGKGDMLRAATLPLIDLVRSDPKNLIYFLQEDRAKPGHFIFYEVFASQADFDAHNAMPYVKDWFAKLPELADGGVEVMRMAVLGKPKK, from the coding sequence GTGGCTGTCAGTGCCTTAGCTGGTCACTCTGCGATCCAATCACATGTCAAGGACTTCACCATGCAAACTCTCATCCGCAACTCGCTTGCCGTCCTGCTGATCGCCGCCTCCACGGCGCCGGCGACGCTTTCGGCCGCGGCTCAGGAAGCGCCGCGCGTGCACTATCAGGAGATCCCGGAGGGTGCATATTCCGTGGTGGCCCAGGTGCGCGCCAAGCCTGGAAAAGGAGACATGCTGCGCGCCGCCACCTTGCCGCTGATCGACCTGGTCCGCAGCGATCCCAAGAACCTGATCTATTTCCTTCAGGAAGACCGCGCCAAGCCCGGCCACTTCATCTTTTACGAAGTGTTCGCCAGCCAGGCCGATTTCGACGCACACAACGCGATGCCTTATGTGAAGGATTGGTTCGCCAAGCTTCCGGAACTTGCCGACGGCGGCGTCGAAGTCATGCGCATGGCCGTTCTTGGCAAGCCTAAAAAATAG
- a CDS encoding VOC family protein: MTDAADNPTDMDRRALLQTAGAAVVTGLVAGTAIDARAATQDAERDEAPLGARLQGVQHFGLTVQNMERAYQFYTEVLGGTEVFRHGDFQGDGVQNTLLADQEIEANARGVNPRTIGVPDLRSGAQRLDVRFIQFDNMVLELLQYREADQPMGSAKSFAEPVEHMSPAFPRMMHICFYVRDDVDFNKFIADLEAESARRGMTQVRANRTIRVMTEADRKAAPRNTNTNRVTAEPSNGWELIYCKGPEGEQLEFVKALGPVKKRFSEALAKRQQKIVR, translated from the coding sequence ATGACAGATGCAGCCGACAACCCCACCGACATGGACCGCCGCGCCTTGCTTCAGACCGCCGGCGCCGCCGTCGTCACTGGCCTCGTCGCCGGCACGGCCATCGACGCACGGGCCGCGACCCAGGATGCCGAGCGCGACGAGGCGCCGCTCGGCGCGCGGCTTCAGGGCGTCCAGCATTTCGGGCTGACGGTCCAGAACATGGAGCGGGCGTACCAGTTCTACACGGAGGTTCTTGGCGGCACCGAGGTGTTCCGGCACGGCGACTTCCAGGGCGACGGGGTGCAGAACACGCTGCTGGCCGACCAGGAGATCGAGGCGAACGCACGCGGGGTCAATCCGCGAACCATCGGCGTGCCCGACTTGCGCAGCGGGGCACAGCGGCTCGATGTCCGCTTCATCCAGTTCGACAACATGGTGCTGGAGCTGCTGCAATATCGCGAGGCTGATCAGCCCATGGGCAGCGCCAAGAGTTTCGCCGAACCGGTGGAGCACATGAGCCCTGCTTTCCCGCGCATGATGCACATCTGCTTCTATGTTCGCGACGATGTCGACTTCAACAAGTTCATTGCCGATCTCGAAGCGGAATCGGCGCGCCGCGGCATGACGCAGGTGAGAGCGAACCGCACCATTCGCGTCATGACGGAGGCGGATCGCAAGGCCGCGCCCCGCAACACCAACACGAACCGGGTGACGGCTGAACCTTCGAACGGCTGGGAGCTGATCTACTGCAAGGGACCGGAGGGCGAGCAGCTCGAATTCGTCAAGGCGCTCGGCCCGGTCAAGAAGCGCTTCAGCGAGGCCTTGGCAAAACGGCAACAGAAGATCGTGCGCTAG
- a CDS encoding aldo/keto reductase yields the protein MALKDILPGKLGFGAAPLGNMFRDIPEREALATVNAAWEDGIRYFDTAPFYGAGLAEIRIGAALAGRPRSDYVLSTKVGRLILDEIEDVDARDLGEKGGVFRHGRPNRIVNDYSRDGTLRSIEDSLKRLATSHIDVAFVHDVAQDFYGDEWLSVFESARKGAFRALDRLRDEGVIKAWGLGVNRVEPIELLLALDEPRPDGFLLAGRYTLLDHARALQRVMPMVAEHELAIVVGGPYSSGALVGGPNFEYAPAPPEILQKVARIKAIADRYGIGMKAAGLQFALANPVVAAVIPGASRPGRIAEDRAALEEAIPADFWRELRSGGLVSPAAPLPAAD from the coding sequence ATGGCCCTCAAAGATATTCTGCCGGGAAAACTGGGGTTCGGCGCGGCGCCGCTCGGAAACATGTTCCGCGACATCCCGGAGCGGGAAGCGCTCGCGACGGTGAATGCAGCCTGGGAGGACGGCATCCGCTATTTCGACACCGCGCCGTTCTACGGCGCGGGGCTTGCGGAGATCCGCATCGGCGCCGCGCTCGCCGGCCGGCCGCGGAGCGACTACGTCCTCAGCACCAAGGTCGGCCGTCTGATCCTGGACGAGATCGAGGATGTCGATGCCCGCGACCTCGGCGAGAAGGGCGGCGTCTTCAGACACGGACGCCCGAACCGGATCGTGAACGACTATTCCCGGGATGGAACGTTGCGCTCGATCGAGGACAGCCTGAAGCGGCTCGCGACCTCCCACATCGACGTCGCTTTCGTGCACGACGTTGCGCAGGATTTCTACGGCGACGAGTGGCTCTCAGTGTTCGAAAGCGCCCGCAAGGGCGCCTTCAGAGCGCTCGACCGGCTGCGCGACGAGGGCGTGATCAAGGCGTGGGGACTCGGTGTCAACCGGGTCGAGCCGATCGAGCTGCTGCTCGCGCTGGACGAGCCGCGCCCCGACGGCTTTCTGCTCGCGGGCCGATACACGCTGCTCGACCACGCAAGGGCGCTGCAGCGGGTGATGCCCATGGTCGCGGAGCATGAGCTCGCCATCGTCGTCGGCGGCCCCTACAGTTCTGGCGCACTCGTCGGCGGCCCGAACTTCGAATATGCGCCGGCGCCTCCCGAAATCCTCCAGAAGGTGGCGCGGATCAAAGCGATCGCGGACCGCTATGGCATCGGCATGAAAGCGGCCGGCCTGCAGTTCGCGCTCGCCAATCCGGTGGTCGCGGCCGTTATTCCCGGTGCGAGCCGCCCGGGCCGCATCGCCGAGGATCGCGCTGCGCTCGAGGAAGCCATCCCGGCAGACTTCTGGCGCGAGCTCCGCTCCGGGGGGCTGGTCAGCCCCGCAGCTCCGCTTCCCGCCGCCGATTGA
- a CDS encoding alpha/beta fold hydrolase, whose product MKSLIFALAAMSIATASAAVAAERTVSIVLVHGAFVDGSGWKDTYDILSKAGYEVLVVQQPTISLRDDVAETERVIAKARHPVILVGHSYGGMIITEAGDNPKVRSLVYLAAYAPDVGESVSSLSEAPVPPGEHKGPLVKEGNYLFVERDKFPTAFAAGVDAATARFMAAAQLPFGLQAVQTKVERVAWKTKPTYYMVTMEDHIIPPSLLRTMAKRSGAKVTEIKSSHAVMLSHPHEVAAFIKSADASATD is encoded by the coding sequence ATGAAGTCCCTTATCTTTGCGCTTGCTGCAATGTCGATCGCAACCGCCTCCGCCGCCGTCGCGGCCGAGAGGACCGTCTCCATCGTCCTCGTCCACGGCGCCTTCGTCGACGGATCGGGCTGGAAGGACACCTACGACATTCTCTCGAAGGCGGGCTATGAAGTGCTCGTCGTCCAGCAGCCGACGATCTCGCTTCGTGACGATGTCGCGGAGACCGAGCGCGTGATTGCCAAGGCGCGGCATCCGGTCATTCTCGTCGGGCATTCCTATGGTGGAATGATCATCACCGAAGCCGGCGACAATCCGAAGGTTCGCAGCCTGGTCTATCTCGCGGCATATGCTCCCGATGTCGGGGAGTCGGTCAGCTCGCTGTCGGAAGCACCCGTGCCGCCCGGCGAGCACAAGGGTCCGCTGGTCAAGGAGGGCAATTATCTCTTCGTCGAACGCGATAAATTCCCGACCGCGTTCGCCGCCGGCGTCGATGCCGCAACGGCCCGCTTCATGGCTGCGGCGCAATTGCCGTTTGGATTGCAGGCGGTGCAGACCAAGGTCGAGCGCGTGGCCTGGAAGACGAAGCCGACCTATTACATGGTGACGATGGAGGATCACATTATCCCTCCGAGCTTACTGCGCACCATGGCCAAGCGCTCGGGCGCGAAGGTGACGGAGATCAAAAGCAGCCACGCGGTGATGCTGTCGCATCCGCACGAGGTCGCGGCCTTCATCAAAAGCGCAGATGCGTCAGCGACCGACTGA
- a CDS encoding helix-turn-helix domain-containing protein, whose product MALVTHGDQKYKNSEKLAEANDWPGLSIEHRKFEAGRQATPVPICTELVMLLSGGGMVCRAGNGEIQKSLARPGMSYLVPVGTQESHLELSDRMECLHLYLPPALLDHSALADFGIDPAKVEIAYAHGLADQVLFHICSPLRDLLHRPRQPTDALFVEGIQVALAAHLLGNYTIDRWRAPDKSPALDPRRLQRVLDYIEASLGSDVRLEDLAAQACLSPYHFSRLFREATGLSPHRYVTDRRVHAARQELARDRLSLVEIALEFGFGSQANFTRVFRKAANLTPGQYRELCCGQAEVNSGRVETAFRRDCA is encoded by the coding sequence ATGGCGCTCGTGACGCATGGAGATCAGAAGTACAAGAACAGCGAGAAGCTCGCAGAGGCCAATGATTGGCCCGGGCTGAGCATCGAGCATCGCAAGTTCGAGGCGGGCCGTCAGGCAACGCCCGTTCCGATCTGCACCGAGCTCGTCATGCTGCTGTCGGGCGGAGGCATGGTGTGCCGCGCCGGCAATGGTGAAATCCAGAAAAGCCTGGCGCGTCCGGGGATGAGTTATCTCGTGCCCGTGGGGACGCAGGAGAGCCATCTCGAGCTTTCCGACCGGATGGAATGTCTTCATCTCTATCTGCCGCCGGCACTGCTGGACCACAGCGCACTTGCGGATTTCGGCATCGACCCGGCAAAGGTCGAGATCGCCTACGCTCACGGCCTGGCGGACCAGGTGCTCTTCCATATCTGCTCGCCGCTTCGGGATCTGCTCCATCGCCCGCGCCAGCCGACCGACGCGCTGTTCGTGGAGGGGATCCAGGTCGCGCTTGCGGCGCATCTCCTGGGCAATTACACCATCGACCGTTGGCGCGCGCCCGACAAGTCGCCGGCGCTCGACCCGCGGCGCCTCCAGCGCGTGCTGGACTATATCGAGGCGTCTCTCGGCAGCGATGTCAGGCTCGAGGATCTGGCGGCGCAGGCCTGCCTCAGCCCCTATCATTTTTCCCGGCTGTTTCGCGAGGCGACCGGACTGTCACCGCACCGTTACGTCACCGATCGCCGCGTCCACGCCGCGCGACAGGAGCTCGCGCGTGACCGCTTGTCCCTGGTCGAGATTGCCTTGGAATTCGGTTTCGGCTCCCAAGCCAATTTCACGCGCGTATTCCGCAAGGCCGCAAATCTCACGCCGGGGCAGTATCGCGAATTGTGCTGCGGCCAGGCTGAGGTGAACTCCGGTCGCGTCGAGACGGCATTTCGCAGGGATTGCGCATGA
- a CDS encoding (2Fe-2S)-binding protein, with product MIELTVNGIKRQVDVVPEMPLLWVLRDELGITSAKYGCGVAQCGACTVHIDGKAVRSCQAHIGEVAGKSVVTLEGLHNKDQHPVLQAWIAHQVPQCGYCQTGQIMQAISLLASIPKPTDEQINQVMSGNLCRCGTYPRIRAAIHAAAANKMAEK from the coding sequence ATGATCGAGCTCACGGTGAACGGGATCAAGCGCCAGGTCGACGTCGTTCCCGAGATGCCCCTGTTGTGGGTGCTGCGTGACGAGCTCGGCATCACCAGTGCCAAATACGGCTGCGGGGTCGCGCAATGCGGTGCCTGCACCGTTCACATCGACGGCAAGGCGGTGCGGTCCTGCCAGGCTCATATCGGCGAGGTCGCGGGCAAATCGGTCGTGACGCTGGAAGGCCTGCACAACAAGGATCAGCATCCGGTCCTGCAGGCCTGGATCGCGCATCAGGTGCCGCAATGCGGCTACTGCCAGACCGGCCAGATCATGCAGGCCATCTCGCTTCTTGCTTCGATCCCCAAACCGACGGACGAGCAGATCAATCAGGTGATGTCCGGCAATCTCTGCCGTTGCGGCACCTATCCGCGGATTCGTGCGGCGATCCATGCGGCTGCGGCCAACAAGATGGCGGAGAAGTGA
- a CDS encoding xanthine dehydrogenase family protein molybdopterin-binding subunit has protein sequence MQRLSRRAFVFGSAAVAGGIAFGAYGNAEAAAPSVDGNPLAAGLGANSVTFNPWVEISPDKITLIAQHADIGQGVGSVQPIMIAEEMDLDPGQFEVRFAGPSPAYFNTGFKEELAPFLAADQSPEAEAARAAALESLRESGLQMTGGSSTIPDTYEKLRVAGAVARETLKAAAAKRSGLAVADIRTQSGHVILPDGSKIPYVSLAAEAAKIPPVLDAQPRDPSTWRMLGKPMTRLDVRAKVMGELQFGIDLKMEGMLYASVKLNPGKGQPLKSYDASKARAMPGVKKILEIKNGVAVIATNSWYAMKAVDAIDCEWAPSVYPAEQADHWKVLESSFKPEFLGKEWRTVGDVEAGLKTGKLVEAEYRAPYVAHQPLEPLNGIGLVTDKGMEIWVGHQSPQAVQAIAANAVGLKPEQVTFHNQWTGGSFGHRLEFENVRVLAEIANQMRGTPIKLVFSREEDFLQDIPRQIAIARHRGSIANGRIVATDLQLASTAPFKGLLERMGTPLKDPDPQLAAGTWNVYYDIPNFRAISYEAQGLSPCTTWRSVGASTAGFFTESFIDELIHAAGLDPMKARIAMCNVPHYRKLLETVAEMSDWKGPLGNGRGRGVAFVESFGTPVAEVVEVTATDRGIRIDKVWVAVDVGKVIDPVNFENQVQGGVVWGLGHAMNCELTYSKGAAQQTNYNHHEAMRIYQCPVIEVRGLENDPKVRGLGEPPVPPAAPALANAIFAATGKRIREMPFNKFIDFV, from the coding sequence ATGCAGCGCCTTTCGCGTCGCGCTTTCGTTTTCGGCTCCGCTGCGGTCGCAGGTGGTATTGCTTTCGGTGCGTATGGCAACGCCGAAGCGGCCGCGCCAAGCGTCGATGGCAATCCTCTCGCCGCCGGCCTCGGCGCGAATTCCGTGACTTTCAATCCCTGGGTCGAGATCAGCCCGGACAAGATCACGCTGATCGCGCAACACGCCGACATCGGCCAGGGCGTCGGTTCGGTGCAGCCGATCATGATCGCCGAAGAGATGGACCTCGACCCCGGCCAGTTCGAAGTCCGCTTCGCCGGCCCGAGTCCCGCTTACTTCAACACCGGATTCAAGGAGGAACTGGCGCCGTTCCTGGCCGCGGACCAGAGTCCTGAGGCCGAAGCGGCACGCGCTGCGGCGCTGGAAAGTCTTCGAGAATCCGGCCTGCAGATGACGGGCGGCTCGAGCACGATCCCGGACACCTATGAGAAGCTGCGCGTGGCAGGGGCAGTTGCGCGTGAGACGTTGAAGGCAGCTGCGGCCAAACGTTCGGGCCTCGCCGTCGCCGACATCCGCACGCAATCCGGCCACGTGATCCTGCCCGACGGAAGCAAAATTCCGTACGTCTCACTGGCGGCCGAGGCCGCAAAAATTCCGCCGGTGCTCGATGCGCAGCCGCGCGATCCCTCGACATGGCGCATGCTGGGCAAGCCGATGACGCGCCTCGACGTGCGCGCCAAAGTGATGGGCGAACTGCAATTCGGCATCGATCTGAAGATGGAGGGCATGCTCTACGCCTCCGTCAAGCTGAACCCCGGCAAGGGACAGCCGCTGAAATCCTACGACGCCAGCAAGGCGCGCGCGATGCCGGGAGTGAAGAAGATCCTCGAGATCAAGAACGGCGTTGCGGTGATCGCCACCAACAGCTGGTACGCCATGAAGGCGGTCGACGCGATCGATTGCGAATGGGCGCCCTCGGTCTATCCGGCGGAGCAGGCCGATCATTGGAAGGTGCTGGAATCATCGTTCAAGCCCGAATTCCTCGGCAAGGAGTGGCGGACGGTCGGCGACGTCGAAGCCGGCCTGAAGACGGGCAAGCTCGTCGAAGCGGAATATCGCGCTCCTTACGTGGCGCATCAGCCGCTCGAGCCGCTGAACGGGATCGGTCTCGTCACCGACAAGGGCATGGAAATCTGGGTCGGCCATCAAAGCCCGCAGGCGGTGCAAGCCATCGCGGCGAACGCTGTCGGCCTCAAGCCGGAGCAGGTCACCTTCCACAATCAATGGACCGGCGGAAGCTTTGGCCATCGTCTCGAATTCGAGAACGTCCGTGTGCTCGCCGAGATCGCCAACCAGATGCGCGGGACGCCGATCAAGCTCGTCTTCTCGCGCGAGGAGGACTTTCTCCAGGATATTCCCAGGCAGATTGCGATCGCGCGTCACAGGGGAAGCATTGCCAACGGCAGGATCGTTGCGACCGATCTGCAATTGGCATCGACGGCGCCGTTCAAGGGACTGCTCGAGCGCATGGGTACGCCCTTGAAGGATCCCGATCCTCAATTGGCCGCCGGCACGTGGAACGTCTATTACGACATCCCCAATTTCCGTGCCATCAGCTACGAGGCGCAAGGGCTGTCGCCGTGCACCACGTGGCGGTCCGTGGGAGCGTCCACAGCCGGCTTCTTCACCGAAAGCTTCATTGACGAATTGATCCACGCAGCCGGCCTCGATCCGATGAAGGCGCGCATCGCGATGTGCAATGTGCCGCATTATCGCAAGCTGCTGGAGACGGTCGCGGAGATGTCGGACTGGAAGGGGCCGCTCGGCAATGGCAGGGGCCGCGGCGTCGCCTTCGTGGAGTCGTTCGGGACACCGGTTGCCGAGGTCGTCGAGGTGACGGCAACGGACCGTGGCATCAGGATCGACAAGGTCTGGGTCGCGGTCGACGTCGGCAAGGTGATCGATCCCGTCAATTTCGAGAACCAGGTCCAGGGCGGCGTCGTCTGGGGACTTGGCCACGCCATGAACTGCGAGCTCACCTACTCAAAAGGCGCAGCGCAGCAGACCAATTACAATCACCATGAGGCGATGCGGATCTATCAATGCCCGGTCATCGAAGTTCGCGGGCTCGAGAACGATCCGAAGGTGAGGGGCCTCGGAGAGCCGCCGGTGCCTCCCGCCGCGCCTGCGCTCGCCAATGCGATCTTCGCGGCGACCGGAAAGCGCATCCGCGAAATGCCCTTCAACAAATTCATCGATTTCGTGTGA
- a CDS encoding type 1 glutamine amidotransferase domain-containing protein — protein sequence MTQHVLFIVTNAAVIGPHSRKTGFFFAEVAHPFEVLDKAGVAVEFASPAGGWTPYDAYDEKDPAQKDFLASKAFRRLNHSRKLSEVDAADYDAILVPGGLGPMVDIQRNAAVQSAVVRAWSTGKLVAAVCHGPCALLGVDLGDGVPFVRGKKLTSFSKKEEYDYARDDVPYELEDALRAEGAEYSSAANWQPHVVVDGRLITGQNPASAGALGKELLAALKDRSGGAKN from the coding sequence ATGACCCAACATGTCCTCTTCATTGTCACCAACGCAGCCGTGATCGGTCCGCATAGTCGCAAGACCGGCTTCTTTTTCGCCGAGGTCGCCCATCCTTTCGAGGTGCTCGACAAGGCTGGGGTCGCGGTGGAGTTCGCGTCGCCGGCCGGGGGGTGGACGCCTTACGATGCGTACGACGAGAAAGATCCCGCTCAGAAGGATTTTCTCGCGAGCAAGGCCTTTCGCCGCTTAAATCACAGTCGCAAATTGTCCGAGGTGGACGCCGCGGACTACGACGCCATCCTGGTGCCCGGCGGTCTTGGGCCCATGGTGGACATCCAGCGCAATGCAGCGGTCCAGAGTGCCGTTGTGCGTGCCTGGAGCACCGGCAAGCTCGTCGCCGCTGTTTGCCACGGGCCATGCGCGCTGCTTGGCGTCGACCTTGGCGATGGCGTCCCGTTCGTGCGCGGCAAGAAGCTCACGTCCTTCTCGAAGAAGGAAGAGTACGACTACGCCCGCGACGACGTGCCTTACGAGCTTGAGGATGCGCTGAGGGCAGAGGGTGCCGAGTACTCGTCCGCGGCCAATTGGCAGCCTCACGTCGTGGTCGATGGCCGGCTCATCACGGGGCAGAACCCCGCCTCCGCCGGAGCGTTGGGAAAAGAGTTGCTGGCCGCCCTCAAGGATAGGAGCGGTGGCGCGAAAAACTGA
- a CDS encoding putative quinol monooxygenase — MTQSPSKITAILVARPGKSAELGALLVGMAPHSRAEPGNLRWDVWRDISNEDRYVLDELYRDVAAVEAHRASPHYQAYLAKIPELADRTAVVLEAVEVADR; from the coding sequence ATGACGCAATCGCCATCGAAGATTACCGCTATCCTGGTTGCTCGCCCGGGCAAGTCCGCTGAACTCGGCGCATTGCTTGTCGGTATGGCTCCGCATTCCAGGGCTGAGCCTGGCAACCTGCGTTGGGATGTCTGGCGCGACATATCGAACGAAGATCGTTACGTTCTCGATGAACTGTACCGCGACGTTGCGGCCGTCGAAGCTCACCGAGCCTCGCCGCATTACCAGGCTTACCTCGCCAAAATTCCCGAGCTGGCTGATCGGACGGCAGTCGTCTTGGAAGCGGTCGAGGTTGCGGACAGGTGA
- a CDS encoding IS1182 family transposase, with protein MANRTFKTGESREQPSLLPARIEDYVGPDNPVRAIESFVCALDLAKLGFGNADRGAEEVGQPPYDPADLLKLYLYGYINQVRSSRRLERESGRNLELIWLLKGLKPGYRTIANFRKENWKALKAANRSFVLLARELGLVGGTIVAIDGSLFHGDASKASIFTRKRLGEQIARLDQEIEAYRKSVEDNDAAEAKKPGKDRADGDGRGDGGDIAAKVAALMAKRSRAEADLARLEESGETQMSLTDPDARLLVKNGQGIAGYNVQTAVDDKHKLIVASEVVNDSSDVRQLSAMAKAAKKALGAETLQALADEGYYSSVELKACEDEGIIAYVPLPEGSARLEKQGRFALKDFNYDGATDTYRCPAGQPLHPFKSRQKNTSGRIEIRYAARVAICRSCPLKVRCLSPTTTYRTIGRWEHEDVLERHRARMQGAGELMRRRSGIVEHPFGTLKCRAGYRHFLVRGFDKVRGEWSLMALCYNFTRALNILGFDGFLAALAKRLAVCQCIFAALLQHILVAPEPLWTNIRPPLQIGRFVPA; from the coding sequence ATGGCGAATCGCACATTCAAGACCGGCGAGAGCCGGGAGCAACCCAGTCTTCTGCCTGCGCGGATTGAGGACTATGTCGGGCCGGACAATCCGGTGCGGGCAATCGAGAGCTTCGTTTGCGCGCTCGACCTTGCAAAGCTTGGTTTCGGTAACGCGGATCGTGGCGCGGAAGAAGTCGGGCAGCCGCCGTATGATCCTGCCGATCTGCTGAAGCTCTATCTTTACGGCTACATCAACCAGGTCAGGTCGTCGCGACGGCTAGAGCGGGAATCTGGCCGCAATCTGGAGCTGATCTGGCTGCTGAAGGGACTGAAGCCGGGTTATCGGACGATTGCCAACTTCCGCAAGGAGAACTGGAAGGCGCTGAAGGCCGCGAACCGCAGCTTCGTGCTGCTGGCTCGGGAGCTTGGGCTTGTGGGCGGCACGATCGTAGCGATTGATGGTTCCCTGTTCCACGGCGACGCCAGCAAGGCTTCCATCTTTACGCGCAAGCGGCTTGGCGAGCAGATCGCGAGGCTGGACCAGGAGATCGAGGCTTACCGCAAGTCTGTTGAAGACAATGATGCGGCAGAGGCCAAGAAGCCGGGGAAGGATCGCGCGGACGGTGATGGTCGAGGAGATGGCGGTGATATCGCTGCGAAGGTCGCGGCGCTGATGGCGAAGCGTTCACGTGCCGAGGCCGATCTGGCTCGGCTGGAAGAGAGTGGCGAGACGCAAATGTCGCTGACGGATCCGGACGCCCGGCTTCTGGTCAAGAATGGTCAGGGCATTGCAGGCTACAATGTGCAGACCGCGGTTGATGACAAGCACAAGCTCATTGTCGCGAGTGAGGTAGTCAACGACAGCAGTGATGTTCGACAGCTCTCTGCGATGGCCAAGGCGGCCAAAAAGGCTCTTGGAGCCGAGACACTGCAGGCGCTGGCCGATGAGGGCTATTACAGCAGTGTCGAACTGAAGGCCTGCGAGGACGAGGGTATCATTGCCTATGTACCGCTGCCCGAAGGTAGCGCGCGGCTCGAGAAGCAAGGCCGCTTTGCGCTCAAGGACTTCAACTATGATGGTGCAACCGACACCTACCGTTGTCCTGCGGGCCAGCCGCTGCATCCGTTCAAGAGCAGGCAAAAGAACACCAGCGGCCGCATTGAGATCCGTTACGCGGCCCGTGTAGCAATCTGCAGGAGCTGCCCGCTCAAGGTCCGCTGTCTCTCGCCGACCACCACCTACCGGACCATTGGTCGCTGGGAGCATGAAGATGTTCTCGAACGCCACCGCGCACGGATGCAGGGTGCGGGCGAGCTGATGCGTCGTCGTTCGGGGATTGTCGAGCATCCGTTTGGCACGCTCAAATGCCGTGCCGGCTATCGTCATTTCCTGGTCCGCGGCTTCGACAAGGTCCGCGGCGAATGGAGCCTGATGGCGCTCTGCTACAATTTCACCCGTGCGCTCAACATCCTTGGATTTGACGGGTTTCTGGCTGCCCTCGCAAAGAGGCTTGCTGTTTGCCAATGTATCTTCGCAGCCCTCCTCCAGCACATCCTGGTTGCTCCAGAGCCTCTCTGGACCAATATCCGACCGCCGCTCCAAATCGGCCGCTTCGTTCCGGCATGA
- a CDS encoding transposase — translation MMAQNDRIVVGIDVAKGKVDACIRPLSQRQTFPSTAEGHRKLVAWLRKHKVAKAVMEASGGYERDWARVLRQAGIEVRIVDPKRVRSFARSAGRLAKNDTIDAEMIAWFAETFDEVLDQIHDAARD, via the coding sequence ATGATGGCACAAAACGATCGCATTGTCGTCGGTATCGATGTGGCCAAGGGCAAGGTGGATGCATGCATCCGCCCGTTGTCGCAACGGCAAACGTTCCCGAGCACCGCAGAGGGGCACCGCAAACTGGTGGCCTGGCTGCGCAAGCACAAAGTAGCCAAGGCGGTGATGGAGGCATCCGGCGGCTATGAGCGGGACTGGGCCAGGGTGCTGCGTCAGGCTGGCATCGAGGTGCGGATTGTCGATCCCAAGCGCGTGCGCAGCTTCGCCCGATCGGCCGGACGGCTCGCCAAGAACGATACGATCGACGCGGAGATGATCGCCTGGTTCGCCGAGACGTTCGACGAAGTATTGGACCAGATCCACGATGCCGCGCGCGATTGA